The region CTCGAAACTCTGTGCCATACCTTTAAATATGAACATAACAGCCGTAGCGCCCGAATCTGGTCTGCCAAGAGATTTTTCTCCATAGTATGCTGCTCTACCGTGAACGGATTTTATTTTCTTTGTATCTTCAACGCCTTGTTTAGCTGCTTCATATGCACTATTAAAAGCAGTTTTTGCATCTACATTTTCTTCTGCTGCCTTTTCAAGAGCTTTAACTCCTGGATCTAAAGCATCAAGCATGGTTTTCTGTCCTACTTTAGCTTTTCCTCTTTCCATAACTCCATTTACAGCAGCTCTTCCCATTTTTGAAGCAGTTAA is a window of Clostridium pasteurianum DNA encoding:
- the dhaL gene encoding dihydroxyacetone kinase subunit DhaL, with product MNKQSLKKMLGEIVKVMNEEKQYLIELDGAMGDGDLGLTMTSGFTAVYNEIDNIDSDDIGVVLMKLGMKMNSVVPSTMGTLISTCFIKAAKEAKGKTEIDLLTASKMGRAAVNGVMERGKAKVGQKTMLDALDPGVKALEKAAEENVDAKTAFNSAYEAAKQGVEDTKKIKSVHGRAAYYGEKSLGRPDSGATAVMFIFKGMAQSFE